One genomic window of Luteitalea pratensis includes the following:
- the tssE gene encoding type VI secretion system baseplate subunit TssE has translation MADATPQQDRLQPALLDRLTDEEPDRKLEPREQRALSKARLRQAVLRDLAWLFNTVKMESGVDLASAPYVRRSVINFGLSALSGKTASTMDALALTSAIKQAILDFEPRIVPGTLVVRTVVDAGLLDHHNIIGVEIQGHLWAQPIPLELLVRTEIDLETGRVEIADLPTLRAS, from the coding sequence ATGGCTGACGCCACGCCACAACAGGACCGGTTGCAGCCAGCGCTCCTCGACCGGCTCACCGACGAGGAGCCCGACCGCAAGCTGGAGCCCCGGGAACAGCGGGCGCTGTCCAAGGCACGGCTGCGACAGGCAGTGCTGCGCGACCTGGCGTGGCTGTTCAACACCGTGAAGATGGAGTCGGGCGTCGACCTGGCCAGCGCGCCGTACGTCCGACGCTCGGTGATCAACTTCGGGCTCAGCGCCCTCTCGGGCAAGACCGCCTCCACCATGGACGCCCTGGCGCTGACCAGTGCCATCAAGCAGGCGATTCTCGACTTCGAGCCGCGCATCGTCCCTGGCACCCTGGTGGTGCGGACGGTGGTCGACGCGGGACTACTCGATCATCACAACATCATCGGTGTGGAGATCCAGGGGCACCTGTGGGCGCAGCCCATCCCGCTCGAACTGCTCGTGCGCACCGAGATCGACCTTGAAACGGGGCGGGTCGAGATCGCAGACCTGCCGACCTTGCGAGCGTCCTGA
- the tssF gene encoding type VI secretion system baseplate subunit TssF: MDPRLLQYYNLELQHLREMGAEFAQQFPKVAARLGMNGLEVADPYVERLLEGVGFLAARVQLKIDAEFPRFTQSLLEIILPHYLAPIPSMVVAQIKPEADDAGLGRGYTIPRGSTLIGQMGGDDATACEFRTAHEVTLFPIQVASANYFTFAPDLPLNTLAIGRRVKGGLRIRLKASGGLRFNQMALDRLPFYLAGRDDVANKLYELCLSSALGVLVLPTQRKPLTTLDALPASTVRPVGFEDGDALLPVTERSFHGYRLLAEYFCFPHRYRFIELGGLSRATKALDTDEIEIVILLGRGDAGIDSVVDASNFALFCTPAVNLFSKRADRIHISEGAYEYHVVPDRTRPMDFEVYEVTSVVGHGVGSHSEQDFLPLYRGFSAEGDRQPSGYFTTRREPRLYSAAQKRRGPRSSYVSTEVFLGLVDEAQAPYGGDLRQLSLQTLCTNRDLSVQMPVGLGSTDFTLDVAAPVSSIRVLNGPSRPYAPLADGAVAWRAISHLSLNYLSLVDSSEREGAAALRELLELYAPTGDASARRQIEGIRSVSVKPVVRRLPQAGPIAFGRGLQASLVVDELAFEGGNAYMLGAVLDRYFARHVSMNSFVETVLHSGSRGEISRWLPHWGTRQTF; the protein is encoded by the coding sequence GTGGACCCCCGGCTGCTCCAGTACTACAACCTCGAGTTGCAGCACCTGCGCGAGATGGGGGCGGAGTTTGCGCAGCAGTTCCCGAAGGTGGCCGCACGCCTCGGGATGAACGGGCTCGAGGTCGCCGACCCCTACGTGGAGCGCCTGCTCGAAGGCGTCGGTTTCCTTGCCGCGCGCGTCCAGCTGAAGATCGACGCGGAGTTCCCACGCTTCACGCAGTCGTTGCTCGAGATCATCCTGCCGCACTACCTGGCGCCAATTCCGTCGATGGTGGTGGCGCAGATCAAGCCGGAGGCCGACGACGCCGGCCTCGGTCGTGGCTACACCATCCCCCGCGGTTCGACGCTGATCGGGCAGATGGGCGGCGACGATGCCACCGCGTGCGAATTCCGCACGGCGCACGAGGTGACACTGTTCCCGATCCAGGTCGCGTCGGCCAACTACTTCACGTTCGCACCGGACCTGCCGCTGAACACGCTCGCCATCGGCCGACGGGTCAAGGGCGGCCTGCGCATCCGGCTGAAGGCGAGCGGCGGCCTGCGCTTCAACCAGATGGCGCTCGACCGCCTCCCCTTCTACCTGGCCGGCCGCGACGACGTCGCGAACAAGCTGTACGAGCTGTGCCTGTCGTCGGCGCTTGGCGTGCTCGTCCTGCCGACACAGCGGAAGCCGCTGACGACGCTCGACGCGCTGCCCGCGTCCACCGTCCGTCCGGTGGGCTTCGAGGACGGCGACGCGCTCCTGCCAGTCACGGAGCGATCGTTTCACGGCTATCGCCTGTTGGCCGAGTACTTCTGCTTTCCTCACCGCTACCGGTTCATCGAGCTGGGCGGGCTGTCGCGCGCGACCAAAGCGCTCGACACCGACGAGATCGAGATCGTCATCCTGCTGGGGCGGGGCGACGCCGGTATCGACAGCGTCGTCGACGCCTCGAATTTCGCGCTGTTCTGCACGCCGGCGGTGAACCTGTTCTCGAAGCGGGCCGATCGGATCCACATCTCGGAGGGCGCCTACGAGTACCACGTGGTGCCCGATAGGACCCGGCCGATGGACTTCGAGGTCTACGAGGTGACCAGCGTCGTCGGCCACGGCGTCGGATCGCACAGCGAGCAGGATTTCCTGCCGCTCTACCGCGGGTTCAGCGCGGAAGGCGACCGGCAACCCTCCGGCTACTTCACGACGCGGCGCGAGCCGCGGCTCTACTCGGCAGCGCAGAAGCGCCGCGGGCCGCGTTCGAGTTACGTGAGCACCGAGGTGTTCCTTGGTCTCGTGGACGAGGCCCAGGCCCCTTACGGCGGCGACCTCCGCCAGTTGTCACTCCAGACGTTGTGCACCAACCGCGACCTCTCGGTGCAGATGCCGGTCGGCCTCGGCTCGACCGACTTCACGCTCGACGTGGCCGCACCGGTGTCCAGCATCCGTGTCCTCAATGGGCCGAGCCGACCGTATGCACCGCTGGCCGACGGCGCGGTGGCGTGGCGGGCGATCAGCCACTTGTCGCTGAACTACTTGTCGCTGGTCGATTCCTCCGAGCGGGAGGGTGCCGCCGCCTTGCGTGAACTGCTCGAACTCTATGCGCCGACCGGTGATGCCAGTGCCCGGCGGCAGATCGAGGGCATCCGGTCGGTGTCGGTGAAACCGGTGGTGCGCAGGCTGCCGCAGGCCGGTCCGATCGCGTTCGGCCGTGGGCTCCAGGCCTCGCTCGTCGTCGATGAACTGGCCTTCGAGGGAGGCAATGCGTACATGCTCGGCGCGGTGCTCGATCGTTATTTCGCGCGCCACGTCTCGATGAATTCGTTCGTGGAGACCGTTCTTCATTCAGGGAGTCGAGGCGAGATCAGTCGATGGCTACCCCACTGGGGCACGAGACAGACGTTCTAG
- the tssG gene encoding type VI secretion system baseplate subunit TssG, producing MATPLGHETDVLGFFAALADEPHRYDFYQTLRRLECFFADKPRWGEALRPVDEPVRLGQDPDLSFAPASLSGLESVPGGGPPRLRVRLFGLLGPNGPMPLHITEYARERLRHAGDPTLSRFLDLFNHRFIALLYRAWAQAQPHVSRDRPADDRFATFVAAFVGIAPPTLRNRDAVTDTAKLFHAGSLIRQARNAEGLSSIVRQFFGVAVRVEEFIGHWLHLRLAERTHLAREGAQLGSGAVLGGRVWDRQYKFRLHLGPLTLAQYEGFLPGGARIQQLVDWVRFYLCFELEWDVRLQLKQHEVPRLRLARGARLGWTTWLGHRRVDEDAADLCLNAEALVDPMRAGIA from the coding sequence ATGGCTACCCCACTGGGGCACGAGACAGACGTTCTAGGCTTCTTCGCCGCGCTGGCCGACGAGCCGCACCGGTACGACTTCTACCAGACGCTGCGTCGGCTCGAATGCTTCTTCGCCGACAAGCCACGCTGGGGTGAGGCGCTGCGCCCGGTGGACGAGCCCGTACGTCTCGGCCAGGACCCCGATCTGTCCTTCGCGCCGGCGTCGTTGTCCGGCCTCGAGTCGGTGCCTGGCGGTGGTCCGCCGCGCCTGCGCGTGCGGCTGTTCGGCTTGCTCGGGCCGAACGGCCCGATGCCGCTCCATATCACCGAGTACGCGCGAGAGCGGTTGCGGCACGCCGGGGATCCGACGTTGAGCCGGTTCCTCGACCTGTTCAACCACCGGTTCATCGCCTTGCTCTATCGCGCCTGGGCGCAGGCGCAGCCGCACGTCAGCCGTGACCGGCCGGCCGACGATCGCTTCGCCACGTTCGTGGCCGCGTTTGTCGGCATCGCACCGCCGACGTTGCGCAACCGCGACGCGGTCACCGATACCGCGAAGCTGTTCCACGCCGGAAGCCTGATCCGTCAGGCACGCAACGCCGAGGGACTGAGTTCGATCGTCCGGCAATTCTTCGGCGTGGCGGTACGTGTCGAAGAATTCATCGGCCACTGGCTGCACCTGCGGCTGGCCGAGCGCACCCACCTGGCGCGCGAGGGAGCGCAGCTCGGCTCCGGTGCCGTCCTCGGTGGACGGGTGTGGGATCGGCAGTACAAGTTCCGGCTGCACCTCGGGCCGCTGACGCTCGCGCAGTACGAGGGCTTCCTGCCTGGCGGCGCCAGGATCCAGCAACTCGTGGACTGGGTGCGCTTCTACCTCTGTTTCGAGCTGGAGTGGGACGTGCGATTGCAGTTGAAACAACACGAAGTTCCCCGGCTGCGCCTTGCCAGAGGCGCGCGCCTGGGGTGGACGACCTGGCTGGGGCACCGGCGTGTCGATGAAGACGCGGCCGATCTGTGCCTGAATGCGGAGGCACTGGTGGATCCAATGAGGGCAGGAATCGCATGA
- the tssH gene encoding type VI secretion system ATPase TssH, translating into MSEISRSALFGKLDGLAYKAIEGATVFCKLRGNPYVELLHWMQQILQTADSDVHRILRHFEVDASRLARDMTEGLDRLPRGATSISDLSAHVESAVERGWVYATLMFGDTKIRTGHLLIGMLKTPALRNVLLAMSKQFDSIKADALTESFATIVSGSPEERGSSSDGAGAPGEASDAMAPAQMGKNEALKRFATDLTDRARKGQLDPVSGRDEEIRQIVDILMRRRQNNPILTGEAGVGKTAVVEGFAQRLARGDVPPSLKEVSLLTLDIGLLQAGASMKGEFENRLRQVIEEVQASPKPIILFVDEAHTLIGAGGAAGTGDAANLLKPALARGTLRTIAATTWAEYKKHIEKDPALTRRFQVVQVEEPTEDKAILMLRGVASTLEQHHRVQVLDEALEAAVRLSHRYIPARQLPDKAVSLLDTACARVAISQHAVPAELDDCRRAIEALQIELEIIGREEVVGVAAGDRRATAEQKLSVESERRAGLEARWESERTLVDQILAIRAKLRAGAAPVEGTGSPLEQAAESQKAAGEVAAPAAVAAHDRGALLDELVTLQTQLAELQGESPLILPSVDEQAVASVVQDWTGVPVGRMVKNEIAAVLGIAETLNQRVIGQRHALEMVASRIQTSRAKLDNPDKPIGVFMLCGPSGVGKTETALAVAEALYGGEQNVITINMSEFQEAHTVSTLKGSPPGYVGYGEGGVLTEAVRRRPYSVVLLDEVEKAHPDVHELFFQVFDKGRMEDGEGRQINFKNTVILLTSNVGTDLIAAMCRDPELMPGPDGIAKALREPLLKVFPAALLGRLVVIPYFPLSDDMIGNIVRLQLGRIARRVAEHHGIPFTYDEDAVSLIVGRCTEVESGGRMIDAILTNTVLPAISREFLVRTMEGQPLTGVQLGASGGEFEYRFA; encoded by the coding sequence ATGAGCGAGATCAGTCGATCCGCACTGTTCGGCAAACTCGATGGGTTGGCCTACAAGGCCATCGAGGGTGCCACCGTCTTTTGCAAACTGCGGGGCAACCCGTACGTCGAGCTGTTGCACTGGATGCAGCAGATCCTGCAGACCGCCGATTCCGACGTGCACCGCATCCTGAGGCACTTCGAGGTCGATGCGTCGCGCCTTGCCCGGGACATGACCGAGGGGCTCGATCGGCTGCCGCGAGGCGCCACATCGATCTCGGACCTGTCGGCGCACGTCGAGAGCGCCGTCGAGCGGGGCTGGGTCTACGCGACGCTGATGTTTGGCGACACCAAGATCCGCACCGGCCACCTGCTCATCGGCATGCTCAAGACGCCGGCGCTGCGCAACGTGCTGCTGGCGATGTCCAAGCAGTTCGACTCGATCAAGGCGGATGCGCTCACCGAGAGCTTCGCCACCATCGTCAGCGGCTCGCCCGAGGAACGCGGGTCCTCCTCCGATGGCGCCGGGGCGCCCGGCGAAGCCAGTGACGCGATGGCGCCGGCGCAGATGGGCAAGAACGAGGCGCTCAAGCGCTTTGCCACCGATCTCACCGATCGTGCCCGCAAGGGCCAGCTCGATCCCGTGAGCGGACGCGACGAGGAGATCCGGCAGATCGTGGACATCCTCATGCGGCGCCGGCAGAACAACCCGATCCTCACCGGCGAGGCCGGCGTCGGCAAGACCGCCGTCGTCGAGGGGTTCGCGCAGCGGCTGGCCCGCGGCGACGTGCCGCCGTCGCTGAAGGAGGTCTCGCTGCTGACGCTCGACATCGGCCTGCTGCAGGCCGGCGCGAGCATGAAGGGCGAATTCGAGAACCGGCTGCGGCAGGTGATCGAGGAAGTGCAGGCCTCGCCCAAGCCGATCATCCTGTTTGTCGACGAGGCGCATACGCTGATTGGCGCCGGCGGGGCTGCCGGCACCGGCGATGCCGCCAACCTGCTCAAGCCCGCGCTCGCGCGCGGGACGCTCCGAACGATCGCGGCGACGACCTGGGCCGAGTACAAGAAGCACATCGAGAAGGACCCGGCACTCACACGTCGCTTCCAGGTCGTGCAGGTCGAGGAGCCCACCGAGGACAAGGCGATCCTGATGCTGCGCGGCGTCGCCTCCACGCTCGAACAGCATCACCGCGTGCAGGTGCTCGACGAGGCGCTCGAGGCGGCTGTGCGGCTCTCGCACCGGTACATTCCTGCCCGGCAGCTGCCCGACAAGGCGGTCAGCCTGCTCGACACCGCCTGCGCCCGCGTGGCCATCAGTCAGCACGCCGTCCCGGCGGAACTCGATGATTGCCGCCGTGCCATCGAGGCGCTGCAGATCGAACTCGAGATCATCGGCCGCGAGGAAGTGGTCGGCGTCGCTGCCGGCGACCGGCGGGCGACGGCCGAGCAGAAACTGTCCGTCGAGTCCGAGCGGCGGGCCGGGCTCGAGGCGCGATGGGAGTCGGAGCGCACGCTCGTCGACCAGATCCTGGCCATCCGGGCGAAGTTGCGAGCAGGCGCTGCGCCCGTCGAAGGGACCGGCAGCCCGCTCGAGCAGGCGGCCGAATCGCAAAAGGCCGCCGGGGAAGTCGCGGCACCGGCCGCAGTGGCTGCTCACGATCGCGGTGCCTTGCTGGACGAACTGGTGACGCTGCAGACGCAGCTGGCCGAGTTGCAGGGCGAGTCGCCGCTCATCCTGCCGAGCGTCGACGAGCAGGCCGTCGCATCGGTCGTCCAGGACTGGACCGGCGTGCCGGTCGGGCGGATGGTGAAGAACGAGATCGCCGCCGTGCTCGGCATTGCCGAGACGCTCAACCAGCGGGTGATAGGGCAGCGGCATGCGCTCGAGATGGTCGCCAGCCGCATCCAGACGTCACGGGCCAAGCTGGACAATCCCGACAAACCGATCGGCGTGTTCATGCTGTGTGGCCCCTCCGGGGTGGGCAAGACGGAGACCGCGCTCGCGGTCGCCGAGGCGCTCTACGGTGGCGAGCAGAACGTCATCACCATCAACATGAGCGAGTTCCAGGAAGCGCACACCGTGTCGACGTTGAAGGGCTCGCCGCCAGGGTACGTTGGCTATGGCGAGGGTGGTGTGCTGACCGAGGCGGTCCGTCGTCGACCCTACAGCGTGGTGCTGCTCGACGAGGTCGAGAAGGCGCATCCGGACGTCCACGAGCTCTTCTTCCAGGTGTTCGACAAGGGCCGGATGGAAGACGGCGAAGGGCGCCAGATCAACTTCAAGAACACGGTCATCCTGCTGACCTCCAACGTCGGCACCGACCTGATTGCCGCGATGTGCCGGGATCCCGAGTTGATGCCGGGCCCGGACGGCATCGCCAAGGCGCTGCGCGAGCCGCTGCTGAAGGTGTTCCCCGCGGCCCTGCTCGGCCGGCTCGTGGTGATCCCCTACTTCCCGCTGAGCGACGACATGATCGGCAACATCGTCCGGCTGCAGCTTGGTCGGATTGCGCGACGTGTTGCCGAACACCATGGCATCCCCTTCACCTACGACGAGGACGCGGTTTCGCTCATCGTCGGCCGGTGTACGGAAGTGGAGAGCGGCGGTCGCATGATCGACGCCATCCTCACCAACACGGTGCTGCCGGCCATCAGCCGGGAATTCCTGGTTCGGACGATGGAAGGCCAGCCGTTGACAGGAGTACAGCTGGGCGCGTCGGGCGGAGAGTTCGAGTATCGGTTCGCCTGA
- a CDS encoding tetratricopeptide repeat protein encodes MSGTAMAEERIEVSIEEAARIGIAFLQRGQVRDAEVLFTKLLSIAPRQPDALHYSGIVAHKLGRTEEGIARVRESLDLAPEQADWHSNLGILLENGGDGEGAIEAFSRAIALDPSHANAHNNLGVLQRLFGRPAEAEASYRAAIEINPKHADAYRNLALVLEQTGRSHDALNAYYRAVTIEPGHSATRRLLAVAYNTIGDRERAVEFCEEWVKAEPNDPLARHTLAACSQRDVPARASDQFVVASFDTFAATFEAKLTRLEYKAPSLVVASLAETGTPADKQLDILDAGCGTGWCGPLLAPYARRLSGVDLSAGMLEHARAKGVYDELSHAELVGYLQGQSGAFDIIVSADTLVYFGSLEPFAAAASAALRPGGWVIFTVEESKPATDTFHLEVHGRYNHAATYVEAVLGAAGLTPHIDRAVLRNESGLPVAGLVVRARKAMGDDRG; translated from the coding sequence ATGAGCGGGACGGCAATGGCAGAAGAGCGGATCGAAGTCAGCATCGAGGAGGCCGCGAGGATCGGCATCGCGTTCCTGCAGCGTGGGCAGGTGCGCGACGCGGAGGTGCTGTTCACGAAGTTGCTCAGCATCGCGCCGCGACAACCCGACGCGCTGCATTACTCCGGCATCGTCGCGCACAAGCTCGGACGCACCGAGGAAGGGATCGCGCGCGTGCGCGAGAGCCTCGACCTGGCGCCGGAGCAGGCCGACTGGCACAGCAACCTCGGCATCCTGCTCGAGAACGGGGGGGATGGGGAAGGGGCGATCGAGGCATTCTCGCGCGCGATTGCGCTTGACCCGTCGCACGCCAATGCGCACAACAACCTCGGCGTGCTGCAGCGTCTCTTCGGCCGCCCGGCGGAGGCGGAGGCCTCGTACCGCGCGGCAATCGAGATCAATCCGAAACACGCCGACGCCTATCGCAACCTCGCGTTGGTGCTGGAGCAGACCGGCCGATCGCACGATGCCCTGAATGCGTATTACAGGGCCGTGACCATCGAGCCGGGGCACTCGGCGACGCGGCGCCTGCTGGCGGTCGCCTACAACACGATTGGCGATCGCGAGCGGGCCGTCGAGTTCTGCGAGGAGTGGGTCAAGGCGGAGCCCAACGATCCGTTGGCGCGCCACACGCTCGCCGCGTGTTCGCAACGCGACGTGCCGGCGCGGGCGTCCGACCAATTCGTGGTGGCGTCGTTCGACACCTTTGCGGCGACGTTCGAGGCCAAGCTCACACGGCTCGAATACAAGGCGCCCTCGCTCGTGGTGGCCTCGCTTGCCGAGACCGGCACGCCCGCGGACAAACAGCTGGACATCCTCGACGCGGGGTGTGGCACGGGGTGGTGTGGCCCGCTGCTCGCGCCCTATGCGCGGCGACTGTCGGGAGTAGACCTGTCGGCCGGCATGCTGGAGCATGCGCGGGCGAAAGGCGTGTACGATGAGCTCTCGCACGCCGAGCTCGTCGGGTACCTGCAGGGCCAGTCCGGAGCATTCGACATCATCGTGTCGGCCGATACCCTCGTCTACTTCGGGTCGCTCGAGCCGTTCGCGGCAGCCGCGTCAGCGGCGCTGCGTCCGGGCGGCTGGGTGATCTTCACGGTCGAGGAGTCGAAACCGGCGACCGACACCTTCCACCTCGAGGTGCACGGGCGCTACAACCATGCCGCGACGTACGTCGAAGCGGTGCTCGGGGCGGCCGGGTTGACGCCGCACATCGACCGGGCAGTCTTGCGCAACGAGAGTGGACTGCCAGTAGCCGGCCTGGTCGTGCGCGCGCGAAAGGCCATGGGAGACGATCGTGGCTGA